From the Maioricimonas rarisocia genome, one window contains:
- a CDS encoding mechanosensitive ion channel family protein gives MLIDSTHPLPRTTVAFLVAVLSAPFLLPPRQSPLAAQQTGASPQAPAKPSTRPSRKPASQDDTESDPDTDAERIARLQQIIQEDRQRLDELRSELETLKSRTEEQSATVMQLESSYVEQEQKIEDLPQEAADENAKQLRQKLSELGEQRREAHEAFNLVIQRRKATQSQIATLEQKIELEERALNRLLGVEPEPEEPVDEPAGEEPPATPLAEPVTTPEADSTDDASAPATPAPTADEASRDAVAPRATPFDPRVQAARRKLEVKQQALDEAEQRVERLNEAVDVVAENISNEQQLLENASQEVQLARERLAELRSRLNEQTDSGASEDELAAMQQQIEETSRQLTTTIETRDSHAERVATLESQLAAVQEESDEAIEQLQEIQSEVDSASRWLRFMESPVAPHRIADWLIYRGPTILFIVLLLVVLRWLIRLIVGRSVRGLVRHSRSGRAEDREERAQTIIGVANSLTTIVILGTGLLVVLDHAGIDVTVLLGGAAALGVAVGFGAQNLMKDFFYGSMILAENQYRVGNVVRIAGIAGLVESISLRRTVLRDLEGIVHFIPHSQITTVSNLTQGWSRAVLDIGVAYKEDVDHVMQVLQEVAQGLREDVEFRHLTVEDPEILGVEALGDSAVVIKLLIKTRPLQQWTVRRELLRRIKNRFDELGIEIPFPHRTIYHRQDLSEADAVFGTAGD, from the coding sequence ATGTTGATTGATTCCACTCACCCACTGCCGCGGACGACTGTTGCCTTCCTCGTTGCGGTCCTGTCGGCGCCTTTTCTGCTCCCGCCCCGACAGTCTCCCCTCGCCGCGCAGCAGACGGGTGCCTCTCCCCAGGCCCCCGCGAAGCCGTCGACGCGGCCATCCCGGAAACCAGCGTCGCAGGACGACACGGAGAGTGATCCCGACACCGACGCCGAACGGATCGCCCGGCTGCAGCAGATCATTCAGGAGGACCGGCAGCGGCTCGACGAATTACGGAGCGAACTGGAGACGCTGAAGTCCCGCACGGAAGAACAGTCTGCCACGGTCATGCAGCTCGAATCGTCCTACGTCGAGCAGGAACAGAAGATAGAAGACCTGCCGCAGGAGGCCGCGGACGAAAACGCGAAACAGCTTCGCCAGAAACTCTCCGAACTGGGCGAGCAGCGGCGTGAGGCCCACGAAGCGTTCAATCTGGTCATCCAGCGACGCAAGGCGACACAGTCGCAGATCGCCACGCTCGAACAGAAGATCGAACTCGAAGAACGGGCACTCAACCGCCTGCTTGGCGTCGAGCCGGAACCAGAAGAACCGGTCGACGAACCGGCAGGGGAGGAACCTCCTGCGACACCTCTTGCCGAACCGGTCACAACACCTGAAGCCGACTCCACGGACGACGCTTCCGCTCCGGCGACTCCAGCGCCTACGGCAGACGAAGCGTCTAGAGATGCCGTGGCCCCCAGAGCAACTCCGTTCGATCCGCGCGTCCAGGCGGCTCGAAGAAAACTGGAGGTGAAGCAGCAAGCGCTGGACGAAGCCGAACAACGGGTGGAACGATTGAATGAGGCCGTCGACGTTGTGGCCGAGAACATCTCCAACGAGCAGCAACTTCTCGAGAACGCGAGTCAGGAAGTCCAACTGGCGCGCGAACGCCTGGCCGAACTGCGCAGCAGGCTGAACGAACAGACAGACTCCGGAGCATCGGAAGACGAACTGGCCGCGATGCAACAGCAGATCGAGGAGACCAGCCGTCAGCTCACCACGACGATCGAAACGCGCGATTCGCATGCGGAGCGCGTTGCGACTCTCGAGTCACAGCTCGCGGCCGTTCAGGAGGAAAGTGACGAGGCGATCGAGCAACTGCAGGAGATTCAGTCGGAAGTCGACTCCGCCAGTCGCTGGCTGCGGTTCATGGAAAGCCCGGTGGCGCCCCATCGCATTGCCGACTGGCTCATCTATCGCGGCCCAACGATTCTGTTCATCGTTTTGCTGCTGGTCGTCCTCCGCTGGCTGATCCGGTTGATCGTCGGTCGAAGCGTTCGCGGTCTGGTCCGCCACAGTCGCAGCGGCCGCGCCGAGGACCGCGAAGAGCGGGCCCAGACCATCATCGGCGTCGCCAACAGCCTGACGACCATCGTCATCCTGGGAACCGGACTGCTGGTCGTCCTCGATCACGCCGGCATCGATGTGACGGTCCTGCTCGGTGGTGCCGCGGCCCTCGGCGTGGCGGTCGGCTTCGGCGCCCAGAACCTGATGAAGGATTTCTTCTACGGCAGCATGATCCTGGCCGAGAACCAGTACCGCGTCGGCAACGTCGTCAGGATCGCGGGCATCGCCGGCCTGGTCGAAAGCATCTCGCTGCGGCGGACGGTGCTGCGCGACCTGGAAGGAATCGTCCACTTCATTCCGCACAGCCAGATTACGACCGTCAGCAATCTGACGCAGGGATGGTCCCGGGCCGTTCTCGACATCGGTGTCGCCTACAAGGAGGACGTCGACCACGTGATGCAGGTCCTCCAGGAGGTGGCCCAGGGGCTGCGGGAGGACGTCGAGTTTCGGCATCTGACTGTCGAAGACCCCGAGATCCTCGGCGTCGAAGCCCTCGGCGACTCGGCCGTAGTCATCAAGCTGCTCATCAAGACGCGACCGCTGCAGCAATGGACCGTCCGCCGGGAACTGCTTCGCCGCATCAAGAACCGCTTCGACGAACTGGGCATCGAGATTCCGTTCCCCCATCGGACGATCTATCACCGGCAGGATCTGTCAGAAGCTGACGCGGTGTTCGGCACCGCGGGAGATTGA
- a CDS encoding Rrf2 family transcriptional regulator, whose product MRRDSRLSGVLHILLHMAEQQGPVTSEDLSRMMGTNPVVVRRIMAGLRDQGFVHSQKGHGGGWTLSCDLSEVTLRDIYTALGSPALLAMGNRTDAPGCIVEQAVNAALKQTFDDAEELLLARFGEVTLSKLSDDYRARLVARGNSPQCGGTR is encoded by the coding sequence ATGAGACGCGACAGCAGACTCTCCGGCGTACTTCACATCCTGCTGCACATGGCCGAGCAGCAGGGTCCGGTCACGTCCGAGGACCTCTCCCGGATGATGGGAACCAACCCGGTGGTGGTCCGTCGCATCATGGCCGGTCTCCGTGATCAGGGGTTCGTGCATTCGCAGAAAGGTCACGGCGGCGGATGGACGTTGTCGTGCGACCTTTCGGAAGTCACTCTTCGGGACATCTATACCGCCCTGGGGAGTCCTGCGCTTCTCGCCATGGGAAATCGAACCGACGCGCCGGGCTGCATCGTCGAACAGGCCGTCAACGCCGCGTTGAAACAGACTTTCGATGACGCCGAAGAACTGCTGCTGGCCCGTTTCGGCGAAGTGACGCTGTCGAAGCTGAGCGACGACTATCGCGCACGACTCGTAGCGCGTGGAAACTCCCCGCAATGTGGTGGAACCCGCTGA
- a CDS encoding class I SAM-dependent methyltransferase has translation MTHPPPSPGSVFFNAAAVARYTEGPPRVVPGFADMHRMTALLLAERVPENGRVLVVGAGGGLELLAFARAQPGWSFDGVDPSAEMIQLAGKTLKEHASRTRLHHGFIDDAPEGPFDAATCLLTMHFVEVEERRSMLAEIHRRLRPGSPLVVMHMSFPQDEAGRSTWLARYAAYAVSSGVDGQDARRAVSAIDSQLNILSPEQDEAILRDAEFSNVSLFYAGLTFRGWVAYA, from the coding sequence ATGACTCACCCGCCCCCCTCTCCCGGTTCGGTGTTCTTCAATGCAGCCGCTGTCGCCCGGTATACGGAAGGTCCGCCCCGGGTCGTTCCGGGATTTGCCGACATGCACCGCATGACGGCGCTGCTGCTGGCTGAGCGTGTCCCGGAGAATGGTCGCGTTCTCGTCGTCGGTGCCGGAGGCGGTCTGGAACTGCTCGCGTTCGCGCGGGCACAGCCGGGCTGGAGCTTCGACGGCGTCGATCCGTCTGCAGAAATGATTCAACTCGCCGGGAAGACTCTCAAGGAACATGCTTCGCGCACGCGGCTGCACCACGGATTCATCGATGATGCACCGGAAGGACCATTCGATGCGGCAACCTGTCTGCTGACGATGCATTTTGTCGAAGTGGAGGAGCGGCGAAGCATGCTGGCCGAAATCCACCGCAGACTGCGTCCGGGCTCCCCACTTGTCGTGATGCACATGAGCTTTCCCCAGGATGAGGCCGGTCGATCGACCTGGCTGGCCCGCTATGCCGCGTATGCCGTCAGTTCCGGCGTCGACGGCCAGGACGCCCGCCGCGCCGTCTCTGCGATCGATTCGCAGCTGAACATCCTCTCTCCCGAACAGGACGAAGCGATCCTGAGAGACGCGGAGTTCTCGAACGTCAGCCTGTTCTACGCCGGATTGACGTTTCGCGGCTGGGTGGCGTATGCGTGA
- a CDS encoding outer membrane protein assembly factor BamB family protein → MRTTVTLLVTFACIATSDLFADNWPHWRGDSGNGVSLDATPPIEWSESKNVKWKVPIPGRGSGSPIIWEDRVYVATAVPTGDAPRAAAEPATPGVFAQQRRRRGGRRPGGGAERLVPLQFKLLCFDRDTGDLLWERTAVEATPHQGTHSTNGFASASPCTDGKHVYAHFGSRGLYCYTMDGDLKWKRDDLGRMETRNGFGEGSSPTLVEDKIIVPWDHEGQSYLFALDKRSGETIWRVERDEPSCWATPLVIEHKGRRQIIMNGEVCARAYDLETGKELWRCTGQTARPVASPVAANGRVFIGSGFRGSFLGAFLPDGQGDIEGTDHVAWTIRRDAPDIASLLLSEDRLYFYKARAGILSCVNASTGEPYFAATRISGLGDIYASPIAAGGHVYLTDRSGTTVVIRDAKQLEIVATNSVGETVDATPAPVDDELFIRGEKHLFCIAR, encoded by the coding sequence ATGAGAACGACAGTGACGCTGCTCGTTACCTTTGCGTGTATTGCCACGTCGGATCTGTTTGCGGACAACTGGCCCCACTGGCGGGGGGACTCCGGCAACGGAGTTTCGCTCGATGCGACTCCGCCGATCGAGTGGAGCGAATCGAAGAACGTCAAATGGAAGGTGCCGATTCCGGGTCGTGGATCCGGCTCACCAATCATCTGGGAAGACCGCGTCTACGTGGCCACGGCGGTTCCGACCGGCGATGCCCCCCGGGCTGCTGCAGAACCGGCGACGCCAGGCGTCTTCGCCCAGCAGCGGCGACGTCGTGGGGGCCGGCGCCCGGGCGGCGGGGCAGAGCGACTCGTCCCCCTTCAGTTCAAACTGCTCTGCTTCGATCGTGACACCGGAGACCTGCTCTGGGAACGCACGGCTGTCGAAGCGACGCCACACCAGGGAACACATTCCACGAACGGGTTTGCGTCAGCCTCGCCCTGCACCGACGGCAAGCACGTCTATGCTCACTTCGGCTCGCGCGGCCTCTACTGCTACACGATGGACGGCGACCTGAAGTGGAAACGGGACGACCTCGGCAGGATGGAGACACGCAACGGTTTCGGCGAGGGGAGCTCACCCACGCTGGTCGAGGACAAAATCATCGTACCGTGGGATCATGAAGGGCAGTCGTATCTGTTCGCTCTCGACAAACGAAGTGGCGAAACCATCTGGCGAGTCGAGCGGGACGAACCGAGCTGCTGGGCGACGCCGCTCGTCATTGAGCACAAAGGGCGCAGGCAGATCATCATGAACGGTGAAGTTTGCGCCCGGGCGTACGATCTGGAAACCGGAAAGGAACTCTGGCGCTGCACGGGCCAGACCGCACGTCCGGTCGCGTCACCGGTCGCTGCGAACGGACGCGTCTTCATCGGCAGTGGCTTTCGCGGCTCGTTCCTGGGAGCGTTTCTGCCTGATGGGCAGGGAGACATCGAAGGGACCGACCATGTCGCCTGGACAATCCGTCGGGATGCCCCCGACATCGCGTCACTTCTGCTCTCCGAAGATCGACTGTACTTCTACAAAGCCAGGGCGGGCATTCTCTCCTGTGTGAATGCCTCCACCGGCGAACCGTATTTCGCGGCCACCCGAATCTCCGGACTGGGCGACATCTACGCATCGCCGATCGCTGCGGGCGGGCACGTCTATCTGACAGACCGTAGCGGCACGACCGTCGTCATCAGGGATGCGAAGCAGCTGGAGATCGTGGCAACGAACTCCGTCGGCGAGACGGTTGATGCCACTCCCGCCCCGGTAGACGACGAACTGTTCATCCGCGGCGAGAAGCACCTGTTCTGCATTGCCAGATAA
- a CDS encoding DUF3500 domain-containing protein, whose translation MLKHRNTHIALAAAAIVVAGLTAYSQQRQRGPGGDRDASLAEPFRGVAAGGEIEKGLFKIESTGVSTKPVVEAADAFLAGLSNEQREKTLFPVDDLEWRKWDNRHRPARQGVGFDEMDEAQRELAFGLLQASLSAKGLKLSKDIMKLNGTLAELADDFDEYGEWLYWITIMGEPSETKPWGWQLDGHHLVINYFVLGDQVVMSPVFVGSEPIRATSGRFEGTVVLQVEQDKGLALIQSLDDDQQAEAILSHTKDGNNALAQAYQDNLNLDYAGIPASKLTEKQQALLLDVVGEFVGNMREGHARVKMDEVEEHLDRTYFAWVGGTEKDHVFYYRVHSPVVLIEFDHQRRVAPFRSSEPSRDHIHAVLRTPNGNDYGKDLLRQHYEQHHHDGSPHHKH comes from the coding sequence GTGCTGAAGCATCGAAACACGCACATTGCGCTGGCTGCAGCGGCCATCGTCGTTGCGGGACTGACTGCATATTCCCAGCAACGACAACGGGGTCCGGGGGGCGATCGCGACGCGTCGCTGGCGGAACCGTTCCGCGGTGTTGCCGCTGGTGGTGAGATCGAAAAGGGCCTGTTCAAGATCGAGTCCACGGGCGTCAGCACGAAACCGGTGGTCGAGGCCGCTGACGCATTCCTCGCCGGGCTGAGTAACGAGCAGCGGGAGAAAACCCTGTTTCCCGTCGATGATCTCGAATGGAGGAAATGGGACAACCGTCATCGCCCCGCGCGGCAGGGGGTCGGCTTCGACGAGATGGATGAGGCCCAGCGGGAGCTGGCGTTCGGACTCCTGCAGGCCAGCCTGAGTGCCAAGGGGCTGAAGCTGTCAAAAGACATCATGAAGCTCAACGGCACGCTCGCCGAACTCGCCGACGACTTCGACGAGTATGGCGAGTGGCTGTACTGGATCACCATCATGGGCGAGCCCTCAGAGACCAAGCCGTGGGGGTGGCAGCTCGACGGACACCATCTGGTCATCAACTACTTCGTACTGGGGGATCAGGTGGTCATGTCGCCGGTCTTTGTCGGCAGCGAACCGATCCGTGCGACGAGCGGCCGGTTCGAAGGAACGGTCGTCCTGCAGGTCGAACAGGACAAGGGCCTGGCACTCATCCAGTCGCTCGACGACGATCAGCAGGCGGAGGCGATCCTCTCTCACACCAAGGATGGCAACAACGCGCTCGCGCAGGCCTATCAGGACAACCTGAATCTCGACTACGCCGGCATCCCGGCGTCGAAACTGACGGAGAAGCAGCAGGCTCTGCTGCTGGATGTCGTCGGCGAATTCGTCGGCAACATGAGAGAAGGTCATGCTCGCGTGAAGATGGACGAAGTCGAGGAACACCTCGATCGCACGTACTTCGCCTGGGTCGGCGGGACGGAGAAAGACCACGTCTTCTACTACCGCGTTCACAGCCCGGTCGTGCTGATCGAGTTTGATCACCAGCGGCGTGTCGCACCGTTCCGGTCCAGCGAGCCGTCACGCGATCACATTCATGCCGTCCTGAGGACTCCCAACGGCAACGACTACGGCAAGGATCTGCTGCGTCAGCACTACGAGCAGCATCATCACGACGGCTCGCCTCATCACAAGCACTGA
- a CDS encoding serine hydrolase domain-containing protein, translated as MRRRDFLGSGLALALCPRAGAGFDESQFEGAGRILAEAAEQGVVQSSALYVQQGSAVFSRTYGLARDTEAMFLLASISKTISIAAVMTLFDKGLFRLDDKVQRYIPEFKGEGRDRITMRQLMTHVSGLPDQLPENARLRASHAPLSEFVAAATRTPLLFEPGTRYSYSSMAILLATEVARRISGRSIANLTDDRIYKPLRMTRSAMGLGAFELSDVVMNQVGKAAPESGAGDPSTKSWDWNSPYWRKLGAPWGAAHGSAADVARFLHEFLHPTGKILRPETIKLMTSNQNPPNIRPRGLGFDLGQIGKTPHLSDETFGHTGSTGTICWADPSTDSIVVVLTTLPYRAISPHPRDLVSRRVARTLADR; from the coding sequence ATGAGACGACGAGACTTTCTGGGAAGCGGTCTGGCTCTGGCACTCTGTCCTCGGGCGGGGGCCGGGTTTGATGAGTCACAGTTCGAAGGGGCGGGCAGGATCCTCGCTGAGGCTGCTGAGCAGGGAGTGGTCCAGTCGAGTGCACTCTACGTCCAGCAGGGCTCGGCCGTTTTCTCGCGAACGTATGGACTGGCTCGCGACACCGAGGCCATGTTCCTGCTTGCGTCGATTTCGAAAACGATCTCGATTGCTGCGGTGATGACCCTTTTCGACAAAGGGCTGTTTCGGCTGGATGACAAGGTGCAGCGCTACATCCCCGAATTCAAAGGGGAAGGACGGGACAGGATCACCATGCGTCAATTGATGACGCATGTCTCGGGGCTCCCCGACCAGCTCCCGGAGAATGCGCGCCTGCGTGCGTCCCATGCCCCGCTTTCCGAATTCGTTGCTGCCGCGACGAGGACGCCACTGCTGTTCGAACCCGGCACCCGGTACAGCTACTCGAGCATGGCGATCCTGCTGGCCACGGAAGTTGCCCGGCGAATCAGCGGCCGTTCGATCGCAAACCTGACGGACGACAGGATCTACAAGCCGTTGCGGATGACCCGGTCGGCGATGGGGCTCGGGGCATTCGAACTCTCGGACGTCGTGATGAATCAGGTCGGGAAAGCGGCTCCCGAATCGGGCGCGGGCGATCCCTCGACAAAGTCCTGGGACTGGAACAGCCCGTACTGGAGAAAGCTTGGTGCGCCCTGGGGGGCCGCCCACGGATCGGCGGCGGACGTCGCGCGATTCCTTCACGAGTTTCTGCATCCGACAGGAAAGATCCTCCGGCCGGAAACCATCAAGCTGATGACCAGCAACCAGAACCCTCCGAACATCAGACCGCGCGGGCTGGGGTTTGATCTGGGCCAGATCGGCAAAACGCCTCACTTGAGTGACGAGACGTTCGGGCACACCGGATCAACCGGAACGATCTGCTGGGCCGATCCGTCGACGGACTCGATCGTCGTGGTCCTGACGACGCTTCCGTACCGGGCGATCTCTCCGCACCCCAGGGACCTCGTTTCGAGACGGGTCGCCCGGACGCTCGCAGACCGCTGA
- a CDS encoding four helix bundle protein yields the protein MAFAFEKLLVYRKSVDIADAVCRKSEAFSRRLGILREPLNRASFSIAANITEENGRFTKRDRRNFF from the coding sequence ATGGCGTTTGCTTTCGAGAAACTCCTCGTCTACCGGAAGTCGGTCGACATCGCGGATGCTGTCTGCCGCAAGTCCGAGGCGTTTTCCCGAAGATTGGGCATTCTGCGCGAACCGCTGAATCGCGCTTCCTTCTCGATCGCGGCCAACATCACCGAGGAAAATGGCCGGTTCACGAAACGGGATCGCCGCAACTTCTTTTGA
- a CDS encoding four helix bundle protein, with amino-acid sequence MSFHFEKLLVYQKPVVFADAVCRESEAFPRGYGFLCDQLNRAALSIAASIAEGNGRFTRRDRRNFFGIARSSVPTARRLAASAFAELVTGSVSRREMSRHLPAALRFAWFNRAAAAVISEVIC; translated from the coding sequence ATGAGCTTCCACTTCGAGAAACTCCTCGTCTACCAGAAGCCGGTGGTCTTCGCGGATGCTGTCTGCCGCGAGTCTGAGGCGTTTCCCCGCGGGTATGGCTTTCTGTGCGACCAGCTGAATCGCGCGGCCCTCTCGATCGCGGCCAGCATCGCCGAGGGAAACGGCCGGTTTACCAGGCGAGACCGCAGGAACTTCTTCGGCATCGCCCGCAGCTCGGTGCCGACTGCTCGTCGCCTGGCAGCGAGTGCGTTCGCTGAACTCGTCACTGGTTCTGTGAGCCGTCGAGAGATGTCGCGACACCTGCCGGCTGCACTCCGCTTCGCTTGGTTCAATCGGGCTGCCGCTGCTGTCATTTCAGAGGTGATTTGCTAG
- a CDS encoding SDR family oxidoreductase, with the protein MQLQDKTALVTGGGTGIGAGIAMGLARAGCKVAITGRREEKLKEVADTYRNSDGGELLVHASDVADRESVRELFDWAGRELGRVDILVNSAGINVPKRKMAELDPADWDKLIQVNATGAYNTMHAVLPQMRERKDGLIINISSIAGVRASLLGGVAYSASKFAMTALGTCVGLEERENGIRVTNVYPGEVETPILDARPNPVSAEHRARILQPDDIASLVVTVAALPPRAHVPDLVIKPTTQEFC; encoded by the coding sequence ATGCAGCTGCAGGACAAAACGGCTCTCGTAACAGGGGGCGGCACGGGAATCGGCGCGGGCATCGCCATGGGACTGGCTCGCGCCGGCTGCAAGGTGGCCATCACCGGCCGCCGTGAAGAGAAACTCAAAGAGGTCGCCGACACTTACCGTAACTCCGACGGGGGCGAGCTGCTGGTCCACGCCTCGGACGTAGCCGACCGGGAGAGCGTGCGGGAGCTGTTCGACTGGGCCGGCAGGGAACTCGGCCGGGTGGACATCCTCGTGAACAGTGCCGGCATCAACGTCCCGAAGCGGAAGATGGCCGAACTGGACCCGGCGGACTGGGACAAGCTGATTCAGGTGAACGCGACCGGCGCCTACAACACGATGCATGCCGTACTGCCGCAGATGCGCGAGCGGAAAGACGGCCTGATCATCAACATCTCGTCGATCGCCGGCGTGCGGGCGAGCCTGCTGGGGGGCGTGGCGTACAGCGCCTCGAAATTCGCGATGACGGCTCTGGGGACCTGCGTGGGGCTGGAAGAACGGGAGAACGGTATTCGGGTGACAAATGTTTATCCCGGCGAGGTGGAGACGCCGATTCTCGATGCCCGGCCGAACCCCGTCAGTGCCGAGCACCGGGCCCGCATTCTGCAGCCGGACGACATCGCCTCGCTGGTGGTGACGGTGGCGGCCCTGCCCCCGCGAGCGCACGTGCCGGACCTGGTGATCAAGCCGACGACGCAGGAATTCTGCTGA
- a CDS encoding YbjN domain-containing protein: protein MRITSATLVIVTMLGLASPVSAQPEAAGEPTLLTSFDDVVTILERDAVSHQANAEQQFVTIPTRRNGFQGVMLIRWAASDGVLHFVQNLPLEVPDERHSDLAEAMVRLNHAYPVPGLGFNHVTKTAYFRMTVPIQPRGGLTDREMTTYFNYALQQAINLAPTVKAVIDGDVPPQQALAWFNEQQRKQLEFPAGRFETEVAGVTWTLELDGNGGAKLLRGGTAMVQSSYVTAGNRVTFSDTGGDLACESPGVYQWQSQSDGLQFSKLDDTCEGRSEILAAGAWTPVKSE, encoded by the coding sequence ATGCGCATTACGTCAGCGACGCTCGTCATTGTCACCATGCTTGGTCTGGCATCACCCGTCTCCGCCCAGCCGGAAGCGGCCGGAGAACCGACTCTGCTGACAAGCTTCGACGACGTCGTGACGATTCTCGAGCGGGACGCGGTTTCCCACCAGGCGAACGCCGAGCAGCAGTTTGTGACGATTCCGACGCGGCGAAACGGCTTTCAGGGTGTCATGCTCATTCGCTGGGCCGCCTCCGACGGAGTGCTGCATTTCGTCCAGAACCTGCCGCTCGAAGTTCCCGACGAACGGCACAGTGACCTGGCCGAAGCGATGGTGCGGCTCAACCATGCCTACCCCGTTCCCGGCCTGGGGTTCAACCACGTGACGAAGACGGCGTACTTCCGCATGACGGTGCCGATCCAGCCCCGCGGAGGTCTGACCGACCGGGAGATGACCACCTACTTCAACTATGCCCTGCAGCAGGCAATCAACCTGGCTCCGACCGTGAAGGCCGTCATCGACGGCGACGTGCCTCCGCAACAGGCCCTGGCCTGGTTCAACGAGCAGCAGCGCAAACAGCTCGAGTTTCCCGCCGGCCGGTTCGAGACCGAAGTTGCCGGTGTCACGTGGACGCTCGAGCTGGACGGCAATGGCGGTGCGAAGCTGCTGCGGGGTGGAACGGCGATGGTGCAGTCGTCGTACGTGACGGCCGGCAACCGCGTGACGTTCAGCGACACCGGGGGCGATCTCGCCTGTGAATCGCCCGGCGTCTATCAGTGGCAGTCCCAGTCAGACGGGCTGCAGTTCTCGAAACTGGACGACACGTGCGAAGGTCGAAGCGAGATCCTCGCTGCCGGCGCGTGGACGCCGGTGAAGTCGGAGTGA
- a CDS encoding 3-keto-disaccharide hydrolase, whose amino-acid sequence MNRRVIACSFGLLCLSLSIACLAAPAPGETYATPEQAAADPDFALQGEYTGDGVGLQVVALGNGEFSAVTFEGGLPGSGFTGEKADRSVTQVDRNGIKKLIADMSLNKVHRESETLGAEPPKGAVVLFDGTKESLDEHWKDGAKMTSDGLLIQGVTSTDTFRDFTAHVEFRLPYMPEARGQARGNSGLYLQGRYEIQMLDSFGLEGKDNECGGIYKAAPPAVNMCLPPLNWQTYDVEFTAARFDDSGKKVKNARVTVRHNGVVIHDDLEIPGATPGGPLSGKENAQPGPIFLQNHGNPVRYRNIWVVAN is encoded by the coding sequence ATGAACCGTCGCGTCATTGCTTGCTCGTTTGGACTGCTCTGCCTGTCCCTTTCGATCGCCTGCCTGGCGGCCCCTGCCCCGGGCGAGACCTACGCCACTCCCGAACAGGCGGCCGCGGATCCCGACTTCGCACTTCAGGGAGAATACACGGGTGACGGCGTCGGCCTGCAGGTCGTGGCGCTCGGGAATGGAGAGTTCAGTGCCGTGACCTTCGAAGGTGGCCTTCCGGGCTCCGGCTTCACCGGCGAGAAGGCGGACCGCTCGGTCACGCAGGTCGACAGGAACGGCATCAAGAAGCTGATCGCGGACATGAGCCTGAACAAGGTACACCGCGAGAGCGAGACGCTCGGCGCAGAGCCGCCCAAGGGGGCCGTCGTCCTGTTCGACGGGACCAAAGAGTCCCTGGACGAACACTGGAAGGACGGCGCGAAGATGACCTCCGATGGTCTGCTCATTCAGGGAGTCACCAGCACCGACACGTTCCGCGACTTCACCGCACACGTCGAATTCCGGCTGCCCTACATGCCCGAGGCACGCGGACAGGCACGCGGCAACAGCGGCCTGTACCTCCAGGGACGGTACGAGATCCAGATGCTCGACTCGTTCGGTCTCGAAGGGAAAGACAACGAGTGCGGCGGGATCTACAAAGCGGCTCCTCCGGCCGTCAACATGTGCCTCCCCCCGTTGAACTGGCAGACATACGACGTCGAGTTCACCGCAGCCCGTTTTGACGACAGCGGCAAGAAGGTGAAGAACGCCCGCGTCACCGTCCGGCACAATGGCGTCGTCATCCACGACGACCTCGAGATCCCCGGCGCGACGCCGGGCGGTCCGCTGAGCGGCAAGGAGAATGCCCAGCCGGGTCCGATCTTCCTGCAGAACCACGGCAACCCGGTCCGCTACCGCAACATCTGGGTCGTCGCCAACTGA